A genomic window from Pyricularia oryzae 70-15 chromosome 7, whole genome shotgun sequence includes:
- a CDS encoding maltose permease MAL31 yields the protein MSERPDEKMTASKPDKPLGASEIENAASRDDYAIKDLAMAKQAADEEHNLGFREAMRRYPQAAMWSVLVSASIIMEGYDIVLISSFFAQESFRKQYGEYLPRTNTFEITASWQNGLSNAVSVGTIIGAFANGYFTHLFGYRKVLLASLASICAFIFISFFSPNLPVLLVGQFLCGIPWGVFATTAPAYASEVCPMALRGYLTVFVNLCWALGQLISAGVQAGFSENNTQWSYRVPFAIQWAWPVPLFVVIWFAPESPWHYVRLGDYKQAESSVVRLGSAASGPRARERVAMMIHTNEIETEMDEGTSYLDCFRGVDLRRTEIACLAFAAQPFCGSAMGGTPTYFFVQAGLPNSISFQMAVGGLGIASVGTILSWFLLHRFGRRTLYLWGLGVLTVILLAVGSVSAGAPESESANYAQAGLMLGWLGVYYLTVGPICYAIISEVSSTRLRNKSVCLSRIAYYVAQIICNVINPYMLNPTAGDWRGKTGFFWGGCAFAFFLWTYFRLPETKGKTFEELDILFARGVPAAKFASYRVDAYADGHQVLKEG from the coding sequence ATGTCTGAGCGACCAGACGAAAAGATGACAGCCTCCAAGCCCGACAAGCCCCTAGGGGCCAGCGAGATTGAAAATGCCGCCAGCAGAGACGATTACGCCATCAAGGacttggccatggccaagcAGGCGGCCGACGAGGAGCACAATCTTGGCTTCAGGGAGGCCATGCGCCGCTACCCGCAGGCCGCCATGTGGTCGGTCCTGGTGTCGGCGTCCATCATCATGGAGGGCTACGACATTGTGCTCATCTCGTCCTTTTTCGCCCAGGAGTCTTTCCGCAAGCAATATGGCGAGTACCTGCCCAGGACCAACACGTTCGAGATCACCGCGTCGTGGCAAAACGGGCTGAGCAACGCCGTGAGCGTCGGCACCATCATCGGCGCCTTTGCCAACGGCTACTTTACCCACCTGTTTGGGTACCGCAAGGTCCTTTTGGCTTCCCTGGCGTCCATCTGCGCCTTTATCTTTATCTCATTCTTCTCGCCCAATCTGCCCGTCCTGCTCGTCGGCCAGTTCCTCTGCGGCATCCCGTGGGGCGTGTTTGCAACCACCGCCCCTGCCTACGCGTCCGAGGTGTGCCCCATGGCGCTGCGCGGGTACCTCACCGTGTTTGTCAATCTGTGCTGGGCCCTCGGCCAGCTCATCTCGGCGGGGGTGCAGGCCGGATTCTCAGAAAACAACACGCAGTGGTCCTACCGGGTCCCGTTCGCCATCCAGTGGGCTTGGCCGGTGCCTCTGTTCGTCGTGATCTGGTTCGCGCCCGAGTCGCCGTGGCATTACGTGCGGCTCGGCGACTACAAGCAGGCCGAAAGCTCAGTTGTGCGCTTGGGCTCGGCAGCGAGCGGCCCTCGCGCCAGGGAGCGAGTCGCCATGATGATCCACACCAACGAGATCGAGACGGAGATGGACGAGGGCACATCCTACCTCGACTGCTTCCGCGGCGTCGACCTGCGCAGGACCGAGATCGCCTGCCTGGCCTTTGCCGCGCAGCCCTTTTGCGGCTCGGCCATGGGCGGCACGCCGACGTACTTTTTCGTCCAGGCCGGGCTGCCCAACTCCATCTCTTTCCAGATGGCCGTCGGGGGCCTGGGCATCGCGTCCGTCGGCACCATCCTCTCCTGGTTCCTGCTCCACCGCTTCGGCCGCCGCACCCTCTACCTGTGGGGCCTCGGCGTCCTGACCGTCATCCTCCTGGCGGTGGGGTCCGTCAGCGCAGGGGCTCCAGAGTCGGAGTCGGCAAATTACGCACAGGCCGGGTTGATGCTTGGCTGGCTTGGGGTCTACTACCTCACCGTCGGGCCGATCTGCTACGCCATCATTTCCGAGGTTTCGTCGACCCGGCTGCGCAACAAGAGCGTGTGCCTGAGCCGCATCGCCTACTACGTGGCGCAGATCATATGCAACGTCATCAACCCGTACATGCTCAATCCTACGGCTGGGGACTGGAGGGGCAAGACGGGTTTCTTTTGGGGAGGCTGCGCCTTTGCCTTTTTCCTGTGGACGTACTTTCGGCTGCCAGAGACAAAGGGCAAGACGTTTGAGGAGCTGGATATACTTTTTGCGAGGGGAGTCCCGGCGGCCAAGTTTGCTTCGTACAGAGTGGATGCCTATGCTGATGGGCATCAAGTTTTGAAGGAGGGTTGA